The following are from one region of the Megachile rotundata isolate GNS110a chromosome 15, iyMegRotu1, whole genome shotgun sequence genome:
- the Ho gene encoding heme oxygenase, whose protein sequence is MPSEDTFCKQMRKATREIHRISDSLVNAKLAVGLFDDSVWADGLLIFYEIFRYLESAMIRWKHTNVGLFLIDDLSRTKAFESDLDYYLGKDWRKDYTPRESVAKYLMHLQQIENEDPTLLIAYIYHLYMGLLSGGIILRKKRHLMQKIFPRKESKTDGNNVTDFPNSNIYELKQRMRDTMNKIAETLDEDMKNKLLEESKQVFVLNNEIIKSVRGVGNSLLKKAMYFIIAVMLILFVYLIIFK, encoded by the exons ATGCCGAGCGAAGATACATTTTGTAAACAAATGCGAAAAGCGACAAGAGAGATTCATAGAATCAGTGACTCTTTAGTGAATGCAAAATTAGCAGTTG GTCTTTTTGATGATTCCGTGTGGGCAGATGGCCTGctgattttttatgaaatatttcgatatttggaaTCCGCTATGATTAGATGGAAGCATACCAATGTAGGATTATTTTTAATCGATGACCTATCTCGCACAAAAGCTTTTGAGAGTGATCTTGATTATTATTTAGGAAAAGATTGGAGAAAAGATTATACCCCTAG GGAGAGTGTTGCTAAATATCTGATGCACTTGCAACAAATAGAAAATGAGGACCCAACATTACTAATAGCATACATTTATCATCTGTATATGGGACTTCTGAGTGGTGGAATCATTTTACGTAAAAAAAGGCACCTTATGCAAAAGATTTTCCCACGAAAAGAATCTAAGACAGATGGTAATAATGTAACAGACTTTCCAAATAGTAATATATATGAACTAAAGCAACGCATGCGGGATACAATGAATAAAATTGCAGAAACCTTAGATGAAGATATGAAAAATAAACTTCTTGAAGAAAGTAAACAGGtctttgttttaaataatgaaattattaagagTGTGAGAGGTGTAGGTAATTCTTTGTTAAAGAAAgcaatgtattttattattgctgTTATGTTGATTCTTTTTGtttatcttattattttcaagtaa
- the DCP2 gene encoding decapping mRNA 2: MEHTIPSDILDDLSSRFIINVPEEERKDLVRICFQIELAHWFYLDFYCTDENPKLRPCSMREFATHIFYHIPFLKPHVANIDNILEQWREYKQNVPTFGAIVLNEDLTKVLLVQSYWAKSSWSFPKGKVNEDEDPSHCAVREVLEETGFDISNLIDENEYIESVINEQLVRLYIICGVQKDTKFQPKTRKEIKNVEWFSLADLPNNKKDMTPKVKTGVGPNAFFMVIPFVRRMRRWIQEKHLREKNVNTVRRHRHRSLGDVETVSKNKRQQQLLSHSVQNDITSFKDVKNFRQSNTSPARNRRGTYDNKNIVSKAAIKRNLFGEQNEDEPSAVLAKQLTDSPRGQQPCTFLMDPAIQSVKCNDFSYKAQALAKEVKDQSSDELQSTEFSKGNIKSLLFNKATIQFNKADLKTIPSPLMIMNHKMSHFLPDECNHRSTEFCSMIWAHFKFDKQAILNCL, translated from the exons ATGGAGCATACGATACCATCCGATATTCTAGATGATTTAAGCAG TCGATTTATTATCAACGTGcccgaagaagaaagaaaagattTAGTCAGGATATGTTTTCAAATTGAATTAGCTCACTGGTTTTATTTGGACTTTTATTGTACTGATGAAAATCCAAAGTTACGACCATGTAGCATGAGAGAATTTGCCACACACATTTTTTATCATATACCATTTTTAAAACCACATGTAGCTAACATAGATAATATTCTTGAGCAATGGCGAGAATATAAACAGAATGTTCCAACATTTGGAGCAATTGTATTAAATGAAGATTTAACAAAAGTATTATTAGTTCAAAGTTATTGGGCAAAGAGTAGTTGGAGCTTTCCCAAAGGTAAAGTCAACGAGGATGAAGATCCATCTCATTGTGCTGTTCGAGAAGTTTTAGAAGAAACTGGTTTtgacatttcaaatttaatagatGAAAATGAATATATAGAGTCAGTGATAAATGAACAATTAGtgagattatatataatatgtggTGTTCAGAAAGATACAAAGTTTCAACCAAAAACaaggaaagaaataaaaaatgtagagtGGTTTTCTTTAGCTGACTTACCCAATAATAAGAAAGACATGACACCAAAAGTAAAGACAGGAGTTGGTCCTAATGCATTTTTTATGGTTATTCCCTTTGTGAG GAGAATGAGACGTTGGATACAAGAAAAGCATTTGCGAGAGAAAAATGTAAACACTGTGAGAAGACACAGGCATAGATCTCTTGGAGATGTTGAAACTGTCTCAAAGAACAAGAGGCAACAGCAATTACTTTCTCATTCTGTTCAG AATGATATTACAAGTTTTAAAGATGTTAAAAACTTTCGACAATCTAACACATCACCTGCGCGAAATCGTCGCGGTACATacgataataaaaatatcgtaTCAAAAGCAGCAATTAAACGTAATTTATTTGGTGAACAAAATGAAGATGAACCATCAGCTGTTCTTGCTAAACAATTAACGGATAGTCCACGAGGTCAACAACCTTGCACATTTTTAATGGATCCTGCTATTCAGTCAGTGAAATGCAACGATTTTAGCTATAAAGCTCAAGCTTTGGCTAAGGAAGTGAAAG ATCAATCATCGGATGAACTTCAAAGTACAGAATTTTCAAAAGGAAATATAAAATCTTTGTTGTTTAACAAAGCAACAATACAATTCAACAAAGCAGATTTGAAAACAATACCTTCTCCATTGATGATAATGAACCATAAGATGTCGCATTTTCTTCCCGATGAATGTAATCACCGTTCTACGGAATTTTGTTCAATGATTTGGGCACATTTTAAGTTTGATAAACAGGCAATacttaattgtttataa